A region from the Pelagovum pacificum genome encodes:
- a CDS encoding peptidoglycan DD-metalloendopeptidase family protein — protein MATRAFPTAGRLIAASGLLGLVAACSNGQFDPDLRNLGNGFDTSEAASADYAARPAADERGVITYPNTQVVVARQGDTVTSVAARLGLEAESLARFNGVELQAPLRAGEVLALPARVDAGNSLQAPGQVNVTELASAAIDRAGGATSSTTQVRPAAPAGAEPLRHQVQRGETIYTISRLYNVPVRGIADWNGLGADLAVREGQQLLIPQGGAAAPAEPATDAVAVTTIPGEGSPTPLPPSSSAPLPDEDPMPVTSNDTAEAEDAPAPPPAPDLGEQRTTAPSSDAPLIMPVDGSIIREFARGRNEGIDILSSPGAPVRAAAAGTVAAITQDTDGASIVVVRHPDNLLTVYVNLTDLEVQKDQSVSQGQTLARIPNGDPAYLHFETREGLQSVDPNGYLP, from the coding sequence ATGGCGACGAGAGCATTTCCAACCGCCGGCCGGCTGATCGCGGCATCGGGCCTCCTCGGGCTCGTGGCGGCCTGCAGCAACGGGCAGTTCGATCCGGACCTGCGCAACCTCGGCAACGGCTTCGACACCAGCGAGGCGGCGAGCGCCGACTACGCGGCGCGCCCGGCCGCGGACGAGCGCGGGGTCATCACCTATCCCAACACGCAGGTCGTTGTCGCCCGGCAGGGCGACACGGTGACCTCGGTCGCCGCCCGTCTCGGGCTCGAGGCGGAGAGCCTCGCCCGCTTCAACGGGGTCGAGCTGCAGGCGCCGCTGCGTGCCGGCGAAGTCCTCGCCCTGCCCGCGCGCGTCGACGCCGGCAACAGCCTGCAGGCGCCGGGCCAGGTCAACGTGACAGAGCTCGCCTCCGCCGCCATCGACCGTGCCGGCGGCGCGACCAGCAGCACGACGCAGGTGCGCCCGGCCGCCCCCGCCGGGGCGGAGCCGCTGCGCCACCAGGTCCAGCGGGGAGAGACGATCTACACGATCTCCCGGCTCTATAACGTGCCGGTCCGCGGCATCGCCGACTGGAACGGCCTCGGCGCCGACCTCGCCGTGCGCGAGGGCCAGCAACTCCTGATCCCGCAGGGCGGCGCCGCCGCGCCGGCCGAGCCCGCGACCGACGCCGTCGCGGTGACCACGATCCCCGGCGAGGGCAGCCCGACGCCGCTTCCGCCCTCCTCCAGCGCGCCACTGCCGGACGAGGACCCGATGCCGGTCACCTCGAACGACACGGCAGAGGCCGAAGACGCTCCCGCGCCGCCGCCGGCCCCCGACCTCGGCGAGCAGCGGACGACGGCGCCAAGCTCCGACGCGCCGCTGATCATGCCGGTCGATGGCTCCATCATCCGTGAATTCGCACGCGGCCGGAACGAGGGGATCGACATCCTGTCCTCCCCCGGTGCGCCGGTGCGGGCCGCCGCCGCCGGTACGGTCGCCGCGATCACGCAGGATACCGACGGGGCGTCGATCGTGGTGGTCCGTCACCCCGACAACCTGCTGACGGTCTACGTGAACCTGACCGACCTCGAAGTGCAGAAGGACCAGA